DNA from Megalops cyprinoides isolate fMegCyp1 chromosome 14, fMegCyp1.pri, whole genome shotgun sequence:
ttgtttGCTGCTGAACGAATAACTATAGCAGCTCACCTCCCCTTATTCATTAGATTTACCACAGTGTACATTGTATTACAATTATATATCAAGATATATATGTGCTGCTTTCTGGAAGGGCCACTTATCTTGTTCACATCACTTCTAAGCCATTACCCACAAGTGGTGGAATGAGATCCTTACAACTGTCATAACAGCAAGATCAGAACCCCTGTTTTTAGACGACACCTGGGCTCTCCAAACTCTGACTGCTCTCCCTCCTAACATTAATCTAATCTGGCAGTTGGAAACATACAGTTTAAGCATACAATTTGAAAGCCAGATGGAACTGCAGTGGCGAAAGCTCAGTGGTAAGGCACGTGGTGACAAACCCAGTACAATACAAACCTGGCGATTTCAAAATGGTGGTTGCAGTTTATAGTTGTACACCGCATGATACCACATGCTCACACTGTTGCATCACGTCCCACAACagcactacatttcaaggatgaTACTAATGATTCTGATTCTATGCAGCCAATTCTCTTGATCTACTGAATGCATTTCTTGCAAGCCACTCAGGACAAATGTAATGCcaacgaataaatgtaaacgtaaattTTAAGGCATCACAGCACTCTGTGAAGGGCTGACACACATTTGAATTGTCGGGTGTCTCCTATACATAGTCTGTCGTACAAATTCATTCGGCGCACTTTATAAGAGTCcgataaatgataaaatgtaacatgtacagtatattatcACTTCTACGGTTCAATCACTGCATCTGCACCTTTCAGCAATAATATTATAACGGTTTATTAGGCAAACAGATGACTCACAGATGGAGAAAATGCTTCTGGCATTGTACCCCTTTATTAGACATCTTTTACCTAACAGTACTGACACGAAAAAAGACACGCCAAAAGTGTTGACTGATGATCTTCACTTGGGGGCGGCGTCATCGAACTTGGGCTCTGGAAAGAGAAAAGTCAGAGAGTGCTGTGTTAACgctgaaattaaaatttacCATGACAGCTAGGTGTGATTATATAAACCTGCATGatataaacctttttaatgATGGATCTGTTAACAGGAAGAAGGAAGTCCACTCACTAGACTGGACAGTTTTAGCTGTTTTTGTAATTCAAACATGCCTGGGGGTCAGCTACAATTCATTCCTGCACTGtccaaaaatgaatgaaacaactTAGGTCTCATACCTTTAACCAATGCATCTACAAGGGTACAACCTTGACATGACAGCACGAAACAGTTAGGCAAGGCTTCATGAAGGCTCACTCTCCAACCACTAAATAACCTCCAAAAATGATCTAAAAACACTATTGGAAGAAATCCTCCGATGAAATGCCTATCCATAGCCTACTCTAGAACCCAGTTTCAACTCACCAGCGAACTTGAATTCTGGGAACTTGGTGAGGTCCCCACCACCGTACAACCGCTGAAGCTTGGTCATCTCCTCAGACAGGTTCTTCTGATACTCTGGGCCTGCATCGACCAGCCCACCTGTCGACctgcgaggaggaggagaaataGGGTTTTAAACAACAAGCAGCGAGGAAGATGAGTGGGAACCAGTGAAGGAAAGACGAGACTGGTTTTGTGAGTGTTTGAGAAAGGCTAAAAATACCAAAACAGTTACTCTGTGGCTTCCATCAGTCAGCGACACTAATCTCTGATCTGGACTCACCACATCACACAGAGAACCAACACACTTCTTCCATAAACTTTACAACAGCTAGTCAGAACTGGTCAGCATATTGTCGTCAAATACTGAAGGGCAACTCCTGATATATTGTACATCATAGttttgggggtgtggggaggggggggctgacTGAATTATACAAGATTAAATAATGAGATTCTAGGGTGTAACAGAGAGGATAGAGGACAGTAATGGGGTGGTGGGGAGACCGAGAGAAGAGGGAGCAATGGCAGTGCAACTCACTTGCTCTTGGCGGAGTACTCGCGGATCTTGTCCAGGAAGAGTTTCTGTATCGGGTCCAGTTGAGCTGAGAGTCAAAGAAAAAATTACTCCCCATTCACTCTCAGGGTTTCAGACCACGTATCCATGTGCAGATGTTTAATACATGTGGGATgaacaaaagcaataaaaatcaAAAGACTCCATTTACTAAACcctcatgcacaaacacagtacCTGGGAGAAGATACAGTAGGTATTTACAGGGTAAAAGGATGTGGACTGGGCAAACAGACTATCAAGCTGCAGTGAGTACCCCTGCTAGGCTTCACATTCCATACAGTGCTTAAAAGAACACTTAAAAGTTAAGTGTTCAGCTCATGGCACAACTGAGTGCTGAGCTTTCTCCTTTGCTCAAAGCAGGGTTGTTCTATTtctcaaaatgaataattatgctTTCGTTACCCAGACAACACTTTGAATAGGTGGTTAAATAGGTTTTCCCTCAAGACCTCTGCATTACACACACCAACAGCATGTAAACTCAAACACACTGAGTGCATAAGTCAccgatgtaaaaaaaaaaaaaaaagtcagacatTTCAAGTCATCACACACCACCAAACAAGAGGGACCTCCATTGACAAAGTGAATTACTGGTAAATGACATCATGCGACTCCCAAGGTGGGAGACAGTGC
Protein-coding regions in this window:
- the LOC118788871 gene encoding ATP synthase-coupling factor 6, mitochondrial-like, yielding MAASILRLGRAGSLKCVQLESWSTLRRAPAAALCTKSGDPKKPAKKTSITQLDPIQKLFLDKIREYSAKSKSTGGLVDAGPEYQKNLSEEMTKLQRLYGGGDLTKFPEFKFAEPKFDDAAPK